The Prunus persica cultivar Lovell chromosome G7, Prunus_persica_NCBIv2, whole genome shotgun sequence genome has a segment encoding these proteins:
- the LOC18771429 gene encoding cyclic nucleotide-gated ion channel 1 isoform X2 gives MADSNDDSTVISVRNVEGESGKDDGASSRWPTLEEILSTHEEPAIFLPNWDRVFTISCAFAVFLDPFYPYIFNITEDWTCYYWDEKLMWAFIGLRSAADLFYYADIVWFYIRLRISPEAIGPWIRDLRIRELHKLLPLLPRIFVALPFPQLYGALWYHLSLQRELDCWFYACLDATVGCDLSQTFYYFYCGTETYFDNVLLNITHIKASCPINPPNATIFDFGIFLYALQCNLNSPNLGKKFVQCFWWGLRNLSSFGSNLQTSLYMLETFFTVLVSISGIVLFLIYLNSRVQISKQRSDQRKLRHKMHMMNPDIDLWLHKNGLSDQKLKEVIMKNLHQKLEEHKEVDVENILSLLPIIHQRRIMCRLSLNLLRNVAMLENMDEQVLIAICERLKPVIYTEDAYIIREGEPLDKMLFIMQGTAWSYTTSSNCNICGSASGSSNIKCLERGDFYGEELMNWASKLTSLSEFPISTRFVKCQTKVEAFAIRAKDLKGVVTKFWWHFSKGFESSQLEQLESLAISSLRAIRCRRHARARARTG, from the exons ATGGCGGACTCCAATGATGACTCAACAGTCATAAG TGTTCGGAATGTAGAGGGGGAATCTGGTAAAGACGATGGAGCAAGTTCAAGATGGCCAACACTAGAGGAGATTCTTAGTACACATGAGGAGCCAGCAATATTCCTTCCAAATTGGGATAGAGTATTTACGATATCATGTGCATTTGCCGTCTTCCTCGATCCTTTTTACCCTTACATTTTTAACATAACTGAGGATTGGACGTGCTACTATTGGGACGAAAAGTTGATGTGGGCATTTATTGGTTTGCGATCAGCCGCAGATCTCTTTTATTATGCGGACATTGTTTGGTTCTATATCCGTCTGCGAATTAGTCCGGAAGCAATAGGACCTTGGATAAGAGACCTCCGTATAAGAGAGCTCCATAAGCTGCTACCCCTTCTGCCTCGTATTTTTGTTGCACTTCCCTTTCCACAG CTATACGGAGCATTGTGGtaccatctctctcttcaacgaGAGTTAGATTGTTGGTTCTATGCCTGTCTAGATGCAACGGTGGGATGTGATCTCTCTCAaacattttattatttctacTGTGGTACCGAAACTTACTTCGACAATGTGCTTCTCAATATCACGCATATAAAGGCATCATGCCCTATAAATCCACCAAATGCAACcatatttgattttggtatATTTCTCTACGCTCTTCAGTGCAACCTTAATTCACCAAATCTTGGAAAAAAGTTTGTTCAATGTTTTTGGTGGGGCTTACGAAATCTGAG TTCTTTTGGTTCAAACCTCCAGACCAGTCTCTATATGCTAGAAACCTTTTTTACGGTTTTGGTATCCATAAGTGGCATAGTGCTGTTTTTAATATATCTCAATTCAAGGGTACAG ATATCGAAACAACGATCAGATCAACGTAAATTGAGACATAAAATGCATATGATGAATCCAGATATAGATTTATGGTTGCATAAAAACGGTCTTTCTGATCAAAAATTGAAGGAGGTGATCATGAAAAACTTACACCAGAAACTTGAAGAACACAAGGAAGTTGATGTGGAGAATAtactctctcttcttcccatTATACACCAAAGACGTATCATGTGCCGTCTCAGCTTGAATTTATTAAGGAAC GTGGCAATGCTTGAGAATATGGATGAACAAGTCCTTATAGCAATTTGTGAGCGTCTGAAGCCTGTGATCTATACTGAAGATGCCTATATCATTCGTGAGGGGGAGCCCCTTGACAAGATGCTCTTCATCATGCAAGGCACCGCATGGAGCTACACAACTAGTTCTAATTGCAACATTTGCGGAAGTGCTAGTGGTTCCTCAAACATTAAGTGCCTCGAGAGAGGTGATTTCTATGGAGAAGAACTTATGAATTGGGCTTCAAAACTTACTTCATTATCTGAGTTTCCCATCTCAACCAGATTTGTCAAGTGCCAGACAAAAGTTGAAGCCTTTGCTATTAGGGCCAAGGACTTGAAGGGCGTTGTCACAAAATTCTGGTGGCATTTTAGCAAGGGGTTTGAGAGTTCTCAGTTGGAGCAATTGGAGAGTTTGGCAATTTCTTCCTTACGAGCAATCCGGTGCCGCCGTCATGCAAGGGCCAGGGCCAGAACTGGTTGA
- the LOC18771429 gene encoding cyclic nucleotide-gated ion channel 1 isoform X1 yields MADSNDDSTVISVRNVEGESGKDDGASSRWPTLEEILSTHEEPAIFLPNWDRVFTISCAFAVFLDPFYPYIFNITEDWTCYYWDEKLMWAFIGLRSAADLFYYADIVWFYIRLRISPEAIGPWIRDLRIRELHKLLPLLPRIFVALPFPQVVLLTGKYTSFDNFVFLIFFAPAQYTLRVYRGYGLFKRAPNTETGIGRWLRAILGFLPFILAAHLYGALWYHLSLQRELDCWFYACLDATVGCDLSQTFYYFYCGTETYFDNVLLNITHIKASCPINPPNATIFDFGIFLYALQCNLNSPNLGKKFVQCFWWGLRNLSSFGSNLQTSLYMLETFFTVLVSISGIVLFLIYLNSRVQISKQRSDQRKLRHKMHMMNPDIDLWLHKNGLSDQKLKEVIMKNLHQKLEEHKEVDVENILSLLPIIHQRRIMCRLSLNLLRNVAMLENMDEQVLIAICERLKPVIYTEDAYIIREGEPLDKMLFIMQGTAWSYTTSSNCNICGSASGSSNIKCLERGDFYGEELMNWASKLTSLSEFPISTRFVKCQTKVEAFAIRAKDLKGVVTKFWWHFSKGFESSQLEQLESLAISSLRAIRCRRHARARARTG; encoded by the exons ATGGCGGACTCCAATGATGACTCAACAGTCATAAG TGTTCGGAATGTAGAGGGGGAATCTGGTAAAGACGATGGAGCAAGTTCAAGATGGCCAACACTAGAGGAGATTCTTAGTACACATGAGGAGCCAGCAATATTCCTTCCAAATTGGGATAGAGTATTTACGATATCATGTGCATTTGCCGTCTTCCTCGATCCTTTTTACCCTTACATTTTTAACATAACTGAGGATTGGACGTGCTACTATTGGGACGAAAAGTTGATGTGGGCATTTATTGGTTTGCGATCAGCCGCAGATCTCTTTTATTATGCGGACATTGTTTGGTTCTATATCCGTCTGCGAATTAGTCCGGAAGCAATAGGACCTTGGATAAGAGACCTCCGTATAAGAGAGCTCCATAAGCTGCTACCCCTTCTGCCTCGTATTTTTGTTGCACTTCCCTTTCCACAG GTAGTATTACTTACTGGAAAATATACAAgctttgataattttgtttttctaatattCTTTGCTCCGGCCCAATATACTCTACGGGTTTATCGTGGATACGGACTTTTTAAGCGGGCTCCTAACACAGAAACTGGAATAGGAAGATGGCTTAGAGCTATATTGGGTTTTCTTCCCTTCATCCTTGCTGCTCAT CTATACGGAGCATTGTGGtaccatctctctcttcaacgaGAGTTAGATTGTTGGTTCTATGCCTGTCTAGATGCAACGGTGGGATGTGATCTCTCTCAaacattttattatttctacTGTGGTACCGAAACTTACTTCGACAATGTGCTTCTCAATATCACGCATATAAAGGCATCATGCCCTATAAATCCACCAAATGCAACcatatttgattttggtatATTTCTCTACGCTCTTCAGTGCAACCTTAATTCACCAAATCTTGGAAAAAAGTTTGTTCAATGTTTTTGGTGGGGCTTACGAAATCTGAG TTCTTTTGGTTCAAACCTCCAGACCAGTCTCTATATGCTAGAAACCTTTTTTACGGTTTTGGTATCCATAAGTGGCATAGTGCTGTTTTTAATATATCTCAATTCAAGGGTACAG ATATCGAAACAACGATCAGATCAACGTAAATTGAGACATAAAATGCATATGATGAATCCAGATATAGATTTATGGTTGCATAAAAACGGTCTTTCTGATCAAAAATTGAAGGAGGTGATCATGAAAAACTTACACCAGAAACTTGAAGAACACAAGGAAGTTGATGTGGAGAATAtactctctcttcttcccatTATACACCAAAGACGTATCATGTGCCGTCTCAGCTTGAATTTATTAAGGAAC GTGGCAATGCTTGAGAATATGGATGAACAAGTCCTTATAGCAATTTGTGAGCGTCTGAAGCCTGTGATCTATACTGAAGATGCCTATATCATTCGTGAGGGGGAGCCCCTTGACAAGATGCTCTTCATCATGCAAGGCACCGCATGGAGCTACACAACTAGTTCTAATTGCAACATTTGCGGAAGTGCTAGTGGTTCCTCAAACATTAAGTGCCTCGAGAGAGGTGATTTCTATGGAGAAGAACTTATGAATTGGGCTTCAAAACTTACTTCATTATCTGAGTTTCCCATCTCAACCAGATTTGTCAAGTGCCAGACAAAAGTTGAAGCCTTTGCTATTAGGGCCAAGGACTTGAAGGGCGTTGTCACAAAATTCTGGTGGCATTTTAGCAAGGGGTTTGAGAGTTCTCAGTTGGAGCAATTGGAGAGTTTGGCAATTTCTTCCTTACGAGCAATCCGGTGCCGCCGTCATGCAAGGGCCAGGGCCAGAACTGGTTGA